The following proteins are co-located in the Rhodococcus opacus B4 genome:
- a CDS encoding decaprenylphospho-beta-D-erythro-pentofuranosid-2-ulose 2-reductase, translated as MINAVGNPQTLLLLGGTSEIGLAICEEYLKKAPMRVILAALPGDPGRDGAVAQLKAAGANAVDVIDFDAVDTESHPKVIEDAWAKGDVDVAIVAFGLLGDAEELWQNQRKAVQIAEVNYTAAVSVGVLVGEKMKAQGFGQIIAMSSAAGERVRRSNFVYGSTKAGLDGFYLGLGEALREFGPRVLVIRPGQVRTRMSADVKEAPLTVNKEDVAKLAVTSAEKGKDLVWAPGAFRYVMMILRHIPRPIFKKLPI; from the coding sequence GTGATCAACGCTGTCGGGAACCCCCAGACCCTCCTGCTGCTCGGGGGCACCTCCGAGATCGGTCTCGCGATCTGCGAGGAGTACCTGAAGAAGGCGCCGATGCGGGTGATCCTCGCCGCGCTGCCGGGCGACCCCGGGCGCGACGGCGCCGTCGCCCAGCTGAAGGCGGCCGGCGCCAACGCCGTCGACGTCATCGACTTCGACGCCGTCGACACCGAGAGCCATCCCAAGGTCATCGAGGACGCCTGGGCGAAGGGCGACGTCGACGTCGCCATCGTCGCGTTCGGCCTGCTCGGCGACGCCGAGGAACTGTGGCAGAACCAGCGCAAGGCCGTCCAGATCGCCGAGGTCAACTACACCGCGGCCGTGTCCGTCGGCGTGCTCGTCGGCGAGAAGATGAAGGCGCAGGGCTTCGGCCAGATCATCGCGATGTCGTCCGCCGCGGGTGAGCGGGTGCGCCGCTCCAACTTCGTGTACGGCTCCACCAAGGCCGGCCTCGACGGCTTCTACCTCGGACTCGGTGAGGCGCTGCGCGAGTTCGGTCCCCGCGTTCTGGTCATCCGTCCCGGCCAGGTCCGCACCCGCATGTCCGCGGACGTGAAGGAAGCCCCGCTGACGGTGAACAAGGAAGACGTGGCCAAGCTCGCCGTCACGTCGGCGGAGAAGGGCAAGGATCTCGTCTGGGCGCCCGGCGCGTTCCGGTACGTGATGATGATCCTGCGGCACATCCCGCGACCGATCTTCAAGAAGCTGCCCATCTAA
- a CDS encoding S1C family serine protease, producing MTTPRAATVLAVATAVIGSLLLSAPPVREPGPPAATVAQPAPPPPPPPVVLTPEEVEARVIPAIVTLVADSGLVETAGTGIVLTPDGVVLTNHHVIDGAIDISAVSLGNGAEYVADVLGYDSSRDIAVLRLQGAGDLPAATLAKDTTVAVGDPVTAVGNAEGGGVPVAARGFVTDLGQAITARSSTDGSRNRLNGLIQIDAAVRPGDSGGPLVDATAAVIGVNTAGNADSDPTKPAPAQPRSYAVPIDTAMTIVDQVRAGAASATVHIGDTPLLGISVTDDARGAEVLWVSIGTPADDAGIEIGDVVTEFDGIPIRSSDDLSGLMISRHPGDAVDMRWLDETGRQRSTTIVLEKGPPR from the coding sequence ATGACCACGCCCCGCGCCGCAACGGTCCTCGCCGTGGCCACGGCGGTGATCGGCAGCCTGCTGCTGAGCGCACCGCCGGTCCGCGAACCGGGACCGCCCGCGGCGACGGTGGCCCAGCCCGCGCCGCCTCCGCCACCGCCGCCCGTCGTCCTGACCCCGGAGGAGGTCGAGGCCCGGGTGATCCCGGCGATCGTCACCCTCGTCGCCGATTCGGGGCTCGTCGAAACCGCGGGAACGGGGATCGTGCTCACCCCCGACGGCGTCGTCCTCACCAATCATCACGTGATCGACGGTGCAATCGACATCAGCGCGGTGAGCCTCGGCAACGGTGCGGAGTACGTCGCGGACGTACTCGGGTACGACAGTTCGCGCGACATCGCGGTCCTCCGGCTCCAGGGCGCGGGCGACCTCCCCGCCGCGACCCTCGCGAAGGACACCACCGTCGCCGTCGGCGACCCGGTGACCGCGGTGGGGAACGCCGAAGGAGGCGGAGTCCCGGTGGCGGCGCGGGGTTTCGTCACCGATCTCGGGCAGGCGATCACCGCCCGCAGCTCCACCGACGGCTCCCGGAACCGGCTGAACGGCTTGATCCAGATCGACGCGGCAGTCCGGCCCGGCGACTCCGGCGGCCCGCTCGTCGACGCCACCGCCGCCGTCATCGGCGTCAACACCGCGGGCAACGCCGACTCCGATCCCACCAAACCCGCTCCCGCCCAGCCGAGATCGTATGCGGTCCCCATCGACACCGCGATGACGATCGTCGATCAGGTCCGCGCCGGTGCGGCGTCCGCCACCGTGCACATCGGCGATACGCCCCTCCTCGGGATCAGCGTCACCGACGACGCCCGCGGCGCCGAGGTGCTCTGGGTCAGCATCGGCACCCCCGCCGACGACGCGGGCATCGAAATCGGGGACGTCGTCACCGAATTCGACGGAATCCCCATCCGGTCCTCGGACGACCTCAGCGGACTCATGATCTCCCGGCACCCCGGTGACGCCGTCGACATGCGCTGGCTCGACGAGACCGGAAGACAGCGGTCGACGACGATCGTGCTGGAGAAGGGCCCGCCGCGGTAG
- a CDS encoding FAD-binding oxidoreductase, which yields MSTTAEEQPAQALPTQTRTLTGWGRTAPTTAQVLSTPDVEVIARAVAQVAEQNESKPAHLQRGVIARGLGRSYGDPAQNAGGLVIDMNALSKIHRIDRDTHLVEVDAGVNLDQLMKAALPFGLWVPVLPGTRQVTIGGAIGSDIHGKNHHSAGSFGNHVVSLDLLTADGKVRTLTPKGGRNDPKGALFWATIGGMGLTGIILKATIKMTPTETAYFIADGDVTQTLDETIALHSDGSEANYEYSSAWFDAIAAPPKLGRAAISRGSLAKLDQLPAKLQKNPLAFDAPQLLTFPDVFPNGLANKFNFSMIGELWFRKSGTYRDKVQNLTQFYHPLDMFGEWNRAYGSNGFLQYQFVVPTTAVEEFKAIIRDIQKSGHYSFLNVFKLFGEGNQAPLSFPIPGWNICVDFRIKPGLNEFVTELDKRVLKFGGRLYTAKDSRTTAETFHAMYPRIDEWIATRRKYDPTNVFASDMSRRLEL from the coding sequence ATGTCCACGACAGCAGAAGAGCAGCCCGCCCAGGCGCTCCCCACACAGACCCGCACCCTCACCGGCTGGGGGCGCACCGCGCCCACCACCGCGCAGGTGCTGTCCACTCCCGACGTGGAGGTGATCGCGCGAGCGGTCGCCCAGGTCGCGGAGCAGAACGAGTCGAAGCCCGCTCACCTGCAGCGTGGGGTGATCGCCCGTGGCCTCGGCCGCTCCTACGGCGACCCGGCGCAGAACGCCGGTGGCCTGGTCATCGACATGAATGCGCTGAGCAAGATCCACCGCATCGACCGCGACACCCACCTCGTGGAGGTCGACGCCGGCGTCAACCTGGATCAGCTGATGAAGGCGGCGCTCCCGTTCGGGCTGTGGGTTCCGGTGCTGCCGGGCACCCGGCAGGTCACCATCGGCGGTGCCATCGGCTCCGACATCCACGGCAAGAATCATCACAGCGCCGGCAGCTTCGGCAACCATGTGGTGTCGCTGGACCTGCTCACCGCCGACGGCAAGGTGCGGACGCTGACGCCGAAGGGCGGCCGCAACGACCCCAAGGGCGCCCTGTTCTGGGCGACGATCGGCGGCATGGGCCTGACAGGCATCATCCTCAAGGCGACCATCAAGATGACGCCGACCGAGACGGCGTATTTCATCGCCGACGGCGACGTCACCCAGACCCTCGACGAGACCATCGCGCTGCACAGCGACGGCAGCGAGGCCAATTACGAGTACTCGAGCGCCTGGTTCGACGCCATCGCCGCGCCCCCGAAGCTGGGCCGGGCCGCGATCTCCCGTGGCTCGCTGGCGAAGCTCGACCAGTTGCCGGCGAAGCTGCAGAAGAATCCGCTCGCGTTCGACGCGCCGCAGCTGCTGACGTTCCCGGACGTGTTCCCGAACGGCCTGGCCAACAAGTTCAACTTCTCGATGATCGGCGAGCTGTGGTTCCGGAAGTCCGGCACCTACCGCGACAAGGTTCAGAACTTGACGCAGTTCTACCACCCGCTCGACATGTTCGGAGAGTGGAACCGCGCCTACGGATCGAACGGATTCCTGCAGTACCAGTTCGTGGTGCCGACCACCGCGGTCGAGGAGTTCAAGGCGATCATCCGCGACATCCAGAAGTCGGGGCACTACTCGTTCCTCAACGTCTTCAAACTGTTCGGCGAGGGCAACCAGGCGCCGCTGAGCTTCCCGATCCCGGGCTGGAACATCTGCGTCGACTTCCGCATCAAGCCCGGCCTGAACGAATTCGTCACCGAACTCGACAAGCGGGTCCTGAAGTTCGGCGGCCGTCTCTACACGGCCAAGGATTCGCGGACCACCGCCGAGACGTTCCACGCGATGTACCCGCGGATCGACGAGTGGATCGCCACCCGCCGCAAGTACGACCCCACCAATGTCTTCGCCTCCGATATGTCCAGAAGGTTGGAACTGTAG
- a CDS encoding pyridoxamine 5'-phosphate oxidase family protein — protein MSKPPLTPKAAEMFARPNYATIACVRHDGQPVSVATWYLYEDGRVLVNMDAERRRLDYLRTDPRVSLTAMDPGDWITHVSVQGRVTEFVDDEDLADIDRLATHYSGKPYPVRDRKRVSAWIEIDTWHGWGSLKQS, from the coding sequence ATGTCGAAGCCACCTCTGACACCGAAGGCCGCCGAGATGTTCGCCCGGCCCAATTACGCCACCATCGCCTGCGTCCGGCACGACGGGCAGCCCGTGTCCGTGGCCACCTGGTATCTGTACGAGGACGGCAGGGTGCTGGTCAACATGGACGCCGAGCGCAGGCGACTGGACTACCTGCGGACCGATCCCCGGGTCAGCCTCACGGCGATGGATCCGGGCGACTGGATCACCCACGTCAGCGTCCAGGGCCGGGTGACGGAGTTCGTCGACGACGAAGACCTCGCCGACATCGACCGCCTCGCGACCCATTACAGCGGCAAGCCGTACCCCGTCCGCGACCGGAAGCGGGTCAGCGCCTGGATCGAGATCGACACGTGGCACGGCTGGGGGTCGCTGAAACAGTCCTGA
- a CDS encoding alpha/beta hydrolase, which translates to MKPVPNDRKPSAQQRKGTPTVQYRSGARLAGPSIESQVLYQACRWFLRPVVRMAPINESAIRRAALLDLAAGIRPASGIRRQKVRLPGFDAEIVRSPGVSPDLSDGVVLYLHGGGFLCCGLNTHRPVVATIAKLTGLPVMHVGYRQLPDTNISGSVDDCLTAYKWLLENGARAGGTVFAGDSAGGFLVFATALKAREEGVDLPAGLVGLSPLLDLDCADKLVHANAARDVFAPVEALVTIGKLGGEVDGVLDPALSPVNGALEGLPPSLLFAAEGEVLRSDSELMAHRLSAAGVPTMLQIWDGQVHAFPALWPGLPESRVVLRRIARFVTTRVRPDDGVARDKTA; encoded by the coding sequence ATGAAACCTGTGCCGAACGACCGCAAACCGTCTGCGCAGCAGCGGAAAGGGACACCGACCGTCCAATACCGTTCGGGGGCGAGGCTGGCGGGTCCGAGTATCGAATCCCAGGTTCTCTACCAGGCATGCAGATGGTTCCTCCGGCCCGTGGTGCGGATGGCGCCGATCAACGAGTCGGCCATCCGCAGGGCCGCGCTGCTGGACCTCGCGGCGGGGATCCGTCCCGCGTCTGGTATCCGCCGCCAGAAGGTGCGGCTGCCCGGGTTCGACGCGGAGATCGTCCGCTCCCCGGGAGTCTCACCGGATCTGAGCGACGGCGTCGTCCTCTATCTCCATGGTGGCGGATTCCTGTGCTGCGGGCTGAACACGCACCGGCCGGTGGTCGCGACCATCGCGAAGCTGACCGGACTGCCGGTGATGCATGTCGGCTACCGGCAACTGCCCGACACGAACATCAGCGGCTCCGTCGACGACTGCCTGACGGCGTACAAGTGGTTGCTGGAGAACGGGGCCCGCGCAGGGGGGACGGTGTTCGCCGGCGATTCCGCGGGTGGGTTCCTCGTGTTCGCGACGGCGCTGAAGGCGCGCGAGGAGGGCGTGGATCTGCCCGCCGGACTGGTCGGGTTGTCGCCGCTGCTGGACCTGGACTGTGCCGACAAACTGGTGCACGCCAACGCCGCCCGCGACGTGTTCGCGCCGGTGGAGGCGCTCGTCACCATCGGCAAGCTGGGCGGCGAGGTGGACGGTGTGCTCGACCCCGCGCTCTCACCCGTGAACGGCGCTCTCGAGGGTCTGCCGCCGTCGTTGCTGTTCGCCGCGGAAGGTGAGGTGCTGCGGTCGGATTCGGAGCTGATGGCGCACCGGCTGAGCGCCGCGGGTGTGCCGACGATGCTGCAGATCTGGGACGGCCAGGTGCACGCGTTTCCGGCGTTGTGGCCCGGTCTGCCGGAAAGCCGTGTGGTGCTTCGGCGTATCGCGCGGTTCGTCACGACGCGGGTGCGGCCGGACGACGGTGTCGCCCGGGACAAGACCGCCTGA
- a CDS encoding glycosyl transferase: MTEILTQVETTRPAESTSTTARPVRSRFRPHPADVAAIGFYVGLAAFVLARQWKHLGTGYLVRSGQDQTMWEWFFAVAARSLVHLENPLSSDLQNYPLGVNLMGNTAMFGISIPLAPVTLLFGPNVTFTLALTLGLSGTAIAWYWVFSRHVVASRLAAAVGGGLCGFAPALISHTNGHPNFVALFLLPFIALAVIRLGSGARPVRNGIVLGLLIAYQIFLGEEPLLIYALAFTVFGVAFAASRPRTAFAGVRRSVKGFAIAGGVALAIAAVPLWWQFFGPDSYRAIEHGPVGNDTESFTSFPTSSLAGEPGSAEFSMNATEENAYFGWPLLILLGLSALWLWRTPLARAAAATVAVMSILSLGTSLTISGWDTGIPLPWKLISHLPLLESVLESRFAMGCLPAAALLLALGTDRALASAREGQRTTTLLWVGWLAVALLPLTPTPLAVVQRDTAPDFFADGTWREYVTDGSVVTVPLPSPENARMLRWQTEQDLAFPIAGGYFVGPAGSEQRGKYGPDDRPTALLLASAQSSGQVPVIDDATRAQALADLKFWNADVLVLPHTQNDRVLRETVRQLVGTPGKPVDGVWVWPLAP, translated from the coding sequence GTGACTGAGATACTCACCCAGGTCGAGACGACTCGGCCCGCCGAGAGCACCAGCACCACCGCTCGCCCCGTCCGCTCCCGTTTCCGGCCGCACCCGGCCGATGTCGCGGCGATCGGGTTCTACGTCGGGCTTGCCGCATTCGTGTTGGCCCGCCAGTGGAAACACCTCGGAACCGGCTATCTGGTGCGCAGCGGCCAAGACCAGACCATGTGGGAATGGTTCTTCGCGGTCGCCGCACGCTCGCTGGTCCATCTGGAGAACCCGCTGTCCAGCGACCTGCAGAATTACCCGCTGGGCGTCAACCTCATGGGCAACACGGCGATGTTCGGCATCAGCATTCCGCTGGCGCCGGTCACACTGTTGTTCGGGCCGAACGTCACATTCACCCTGGCACTCACACTTGGCTTGTCCGGCACCGCAATTGCCTGGTACTGGGTCTTCTCGCGGCACGTCGTGGCCTCGCGACTCGCGGCCGCCGTCGGCGGCGGCCTGTGCGGCTTCGCACCCGCCCTGATCTCGCACACCAACGGGCATCCCAACTTCGTCGCCCTGTTCCTGCTGCCCTTCATCGCGCTCGCCGTGATCCGGCTGGGCAGCGGCGCGCGACCCGTCCGTAACGGCATCGTGCTGGGACTCCTGATCGCCTATCAGATCTTCCTCGGCGAGGAACCCCTGCTGATCTACGCGCTGGCGTTCACGGTGTTCGGGGTCGCCTTCGCGGCTTCGCGCCCGCGGACGGCGTTCGCGGGAGTCAGGCGCAGCGTCAAGGGTTTTGCGATCGCGGGCGGCGTCGCGCTGGCCATCGCCGCAGTTCCCCTGTGGTGGCAGTTCTTCGGGCCCGACAGCTACCGGGCGATCGAGCACGGTCCGGTGGGCAACGACACCGAATCGTTCACCAGCTTCCCGACGTCCTCCCTGGCAGGCGAACCAGGGTCCGCCGAGTTCAGCATGAACGCGACCGAGGAGAACGCGTATTTCGGCTGGCCACTGCTGATTCTCCTCGGCCTGTCCGCCCTGTGGCTGTGGCGGACGCCGCTCGCGCGCGCCGCTGCCGCGACCGTCGCAGTGATGAGCATCCTGTCGCTCGGGACGTCGCTCACGATCAGCGGCTGGGACACCGGAATTCCCTTGCCGTGGAAGCTGATCTCCCATCTGCCGCTCCTCGAATCCGTCCTCGAATCGCGCTTCGCGATGGGCTGCCTGCCCGCCGCCGCCCTGCTGCTCGCGCTGGGCACCGACCGCGCCCTGGCGTCCGCCCGCGAGGGCCAGCGGACCACCACGCTGCTGTGGGTCGGGTGGCTCGCGGTGGCGCTGCTGCCGCTGACACCGACACCGCTCGCCGTCGTGCAGCGTGACACCGCACCGGATTTCTTCGCCGACGGCACGTGGCGGGAGTACGTCACCGACGGTTCCGTCGTCACGGTGCCGCTGCCCTCCCCGGAGAATGCCCGGATGCTGCGCTGGCAGACCGAGCAGGATCTCGCATTCCCCATTGCCGGTGGATATTTCGTCGGCCCGGCGGGCAGCGAGCAGCGGGGCAAATACGGGCCCGACGACCGTCCGACCGCATTGCTGCTCGCGTCGGCGCAGTCGTCCGGCCAGGTGCCGGTCATCGACGACGCGACGCGGGCTCAGGCGCTGGCCGACCTGAAGTTCTGGAACGCCGACGTCCTGGTGCTGCCGCACACCCAGAACGATCGCGTTCTCCGCGAGACGGTCCGGCAACTCGTCGGGACGCCCGGGAAACCCGTCGACGGCGTGTGGGTGTGGCCCCTGGCCCCGTGA
- a CDS encoding GtrA family protein, producing the protein MSDTPSRSQQEPHVPLPVEIPVTENIADDALDLKTQIVRFVLTGGLSAIVDFGLYFLLFEVVGLPVNVAKSISFIAGTTTAYLINRRWTFKAEPSRARFVAVVILYAVTFAVQVGLNWVMYHAFPDEWWRLPLAFVIAQGTATVINFVVQRAVIFKIH; encoded by the coding sequence GTGTCTGATACCCCCTCGCGTTCTCAGCAGGAACCGCATGTGCCGTTGCCGGTGGAGATCCCCGTCACCGAGAACATCGCCGACGACGCACTGGACCTGAAGACGCAGATCGTCCGTTTCGTCCTGACCGGTGGACTGTCGGCGATTGTCGACTTCGGCCTGTACTTCCTGCTGTTCGAGGTGGTCGGGCTGCCCGTCAACGTGGCGAAGTCGATCAGCTTCATCGCGGGGACCACCACCGCGTACCTGATCAACCGCCGGTGGACGTTCAAGGCGGAACCGAGTCGCGCCCGTTTCGTCGCCGTGGTGATCCTCTACGCGGTCACGTTTGCGGTGCAGGTGGGCCTGAACTGGGTGATGTACCACGCATTCCCCGACGAATGGTGGCGTCTGCCGCTCGCGTTCGTCATCGCGCAGGGCACGGCCACGGTCATCAACTTCGTGGTGCAGCGCGCGGTGATCTTCAAGATCCACTGA
- a CDS encoding MspA family porin, giving the protein MTDISTSRFGYKRFTRTVAVAGIAALAMVMGNGSASAGVDNSSSVIDARGNRIEVVQGDTQYQTVPPLDGVPTSVEFFHNGYAGVAITGPNAEEFEGTQLTVGYQIGYPVALAGATIVLNTPGLGFAIGSSNGIDLGLLPELSLGLNAGTNVELAGDIIPSQELDIDLEPGGITTVPILEGQEFDGSAAVVRMQGVHGSISGAIGPVTIRPYAMAVTENGDTVMTYGVPQKLN; this is encoded by the coding sequence ATGACGGACATCAGCACATCTCGATTTGGGTACAAACGCTTCACACGGACGGTTGCAGTCGCAGGCATCGCAGCGCTCGCCATGGTAATGGGCAACGGCTCGGCGTCGGCCGGCGTGGACAATTCCAGCTCCGTGATCGATGCACGAGGTAATCGCATCGAAGTCGTCCAGGGCGACACGCAGTACCAGACGGTACCGCCGCTCGACGGTGTTCCCACCAGCGTGGAGTTCTTCCACAACGGTTACGCGGGGGTCGCCATCACCGGCCCGAACGCGGAGGAGTTCGAGGGAACTCAGCTCACCGTCGGATACCAGATCGGTTACCCGGTCGCACTGGCAGGCGCGACGATCGTCCTGAACACGCCGGGTCTCGGTTTCGCAATCGGGTCGAGTAACGGAATCGACCTGGGTCTCCTCCCAGAGCTCTCGCTGGGTCTGAACGCGGGAACCAACGTCGAACTCGCGGGTGACATCATTCCGTCGCAGGAACTCGACATCGACCTGGAGCCAGGTGGAATCACCACGGTTCCGATTCTCGAGGGCCAGGAGTTCGACGGATCGGCGGCTGTGGTCAGGATGCAGGGAGTTCACGGCTCCATCTCCGGTGCTATCGGGCCGGTCACCATCCGTCCGTACGCGATGGCAGTGACGGAGAACGGTGACACCGTGATGACTTACGGTGTGCCGCAGAAGCTCAACTAG
- a CDS encoding PIN domain-containing protein produces MLIVLDTSAVTRDARFETFVRDALDRGRRVLVPRLVLVEVAHRYQRESVAMIEALTVQARMYDRLGLRDDLSLFVDAARAKADGYVDSLARQLEAMGCDVIEPAYTSHLEIAARELRRRRPYVDRKRRGYTATVNWLTVLDIADRRPSEDVVWVSANSRAFGSGEPGAWHGEIWAELQDRGLDHRLRWVTGLDDVDLGDTGVPRRERVFEPVPAPPASVPAPPSAVPAPPPFGAAPRPVVAAPPPRAPLVVSEPVVPPVAPPPAQVTRPRVAPQRILPSGNADTGGRRGIGRMRGGRKRKVTVVEELDDLDFG; encoded by the coding sequence ATGCTGATTGTTCTCGATACCTCGGCCGTCACGCGAGACGCGCGCTTCGAGACGTTCGTCCGCGACGCCCTCGACCGGGGCCGCCGAGTGCTCGTCCCCCGCCTCGTCCTCGTCGAGGTCGCCCACCGGTACCAGCGGGAGTCGGTCGCGATGATCGAGGCCCTCACCGTCCAGGCCCGGATGTACGACCGGCTCGGACTCCGCGACGACCTGTCGTTGTTCGTCGACGCCGCGCGGGCGAAGGCCGACGGCTACGTCGACTCGCTGGCCCGGCAGCTGGAGGCGATGGGCTGCGACGTGATCGAGCCGGCGTACACCTCGCACCTCGAGATCGCGGCCCGTGAACTGCGGCGTCGCCGCCCGTATGTCGACCGGAAGCGGCGCGGATACACGGCCACGGTGAACTGGCTGACGGTCCTGGACATCGCGGACCGCCGGCCGTCCGAGGACGTCGTGTGGGTCAGCGCGAACTCCCGGGCGTTCGGTAGCGGCGAGCCCGGGGCGTGGCACGGTGAGATCTGGGCCGAGCTGCAGGACCGCGGCCTCGACCACCGGCTGCGGTGGGTGACCGGGCTCGACGACGTGGATCTGGGGGACACCGGCGTGCCTCGCCGCGAGCGGGTCTTCGAGCCGGTCCCCGCCCCGCCCGCCAGTGTCCCTGCCCCGCCTTCCGCGGTCCCCGCCCCGCCCCCCTTTGGCGCGGCACCGCGGCCCGTGGTCGCGGCCCCGCCGCCCCGGGCGCCGCTCGTGGTGTCCGAGCCCGTGGTACCCCCGGTCGCGCCGCCGCCCGCGCAGGTGACGCGTCCCCGGGTGGCGCCGCAGCGGATCCTGCCCTCCGGCAATGCGGACACCGGTGGGCGCCGCGGCATCGGCCGGATGAGGGGTGGCCGCAAGCGCAAGGTCACCGTGGTCGAGGAGCTGGACGACCTCGATTTCGGGTGA
- a CDS encoding galactan 5-O-arabinofuranosyltransferase: protein MTEADVAPARRSLSTAVEMLLGAVVAAVVAAVGLFAFGRVQWPAFNSSNVTQAVTTVGQVVAVAGIAVSVLLVRQHRAPRFARLLSWASLSGFVTVTLGLPLAATKLYLHGVSVDQEFRTEYLTRLTDSAALRDMTYADLPPYYPAGWFWAGGRVANLLGMDGWEAFKPYAIGSLAVAAVVALVLWSNLIRHDLAIVVSLATTALVLAYGSPEPYGAVITLLIGPALVLAWGGLNRVDGRGGWGAVIGTGLFLGLAATFYTLYLGLAAFAITLLALLAAALRVRARKSWRAAIDPLVRLIVIAAVSGLLALTVWLPYLLKVVGGSPAASGTALHYLPEAGAQLPLPMIHFSLTGALCLLGTVWLVARASTSRRAQALGVGVVAVYLWSLLSMAFTVLGSTLLSFRLEPVLIVLLGAAGVFGFVEFSGWLVLATSDNPRVKGAVLVIGVLGALSFVQNIPKFLDSDIAVAYTDTDGNGERADQRPPGAAAHYAAVDELIREQVPRDRDDTVVLTADTSFLSFYPYLGFQALTSHYSNPLADFAGRARTIAEWSELETPDQLVSALDAAPWREPDAFVFRQGPDGYTLRLAEDVYPNDPNVRRYTVTFPKELFDDPRFTVSETGPFVVVTRN from the coding sequence GTGACGGAAGCAGACGTAGCACCGGCCCGACGGTCCCTGTCGACAGCTGTCGAAATGCTGCTGGGGGCCGTCGTGGCCGCGGTGGTGGCGGCGGTCGGACTGTTCGCGTTCGGGCGGGTGCAGTGGCCGGCGTTCAACTCGTCCAACGTGACCCAGGCCGTCACGACGGTCGGCCAGGTCGTGGCCGTCGCGGGGATCGCGGTGTCCGTCCTGCTCGTGCGACAGCACCGGGCCCCGCGGTTCGCACGACTGCTGTCGTGGGCGAGCCTGTCCGGGTTCGTCACCGTCACCCTCGGCCTCCCACTGGCCGCGACCAAGCTGTATCTGCACGGCGTGTCCGTCGACCAGGAGTTCCGCACCGAATACCTCACGCGGCTGACCGACTCGGCCGCACTGCGCGACATGACGTACGCCGACCTGCCGCCGTACTACCCGGCCGGCTGGTTCTGGGCAGGTGGGCGCGTCGCCAACCTCCTCGGCATGGACGGCTGGGAAGCGTTCAAGCCGTACGCCATCGGATCTCTCGCCGTCGCCGCCGTCGTGGCACTGGTGTTGTGGAGCAACCTGATCCGCCACGACCTCGCCATCGTGGTGTCGCTCGCGACGACGGCCCTCGTCCTGGCCTACGGTTCACCCGAACCGTACGGCGCCGTCATCACGCTGCTGATCGGTCCCGCGCTCGTCCTCGCCTGGGGCGGCCTGAATCGGGTCGACGGCCGCGGCGGCTGGGGTGCCGTGATCGGCACCGGCCTGTTCCTCGGTCTCGCCGCCACGTTCTACACGCTGTATCTCGGACTCGCCGCCTTCGCGATCACCCTGCTCGCGCTGCTGGCGGCGGCGCTGCGCGTGCGCGCCCGGAAGTCCTGGCGGGCGGCGATCGACCCGCTGGTCCGGCTGATCGTGATCGCCGCCGTGTCCGGCCTTCTCGCACTGACGGTATGGCTGCCGTATCTACTGAAGGTCGTGGGCGGTTCGCCCGCCGCGTCGGGAACCGCGCTGCACTACCTGCCCGAGGCAGGCGCACAGCTTCCGCTGCCGATGATCCACTTCTCCCTCACCGGGGCGCTGTGCCTGCTCGGCACCGTCTGGCTCGTCGCCCGTGCGTCGACGTCTCGGCGCGCGCAGGCGCTCGGCGTCGGAGTGGTGGCCGTCTACCTGTGGTCGCTGCTGTCGATGGCGTTCACGGTGCTCGGCAGCACCCTGCTCTCGTTCCGGCTCGAGCCCGTGCTGATCGTCCTGCTCGGCGCCGCAGGCGTCTTCGGATTCGTCGAATTCTCCGGGTGGCTCGTGCTCGCGACCAGCGACAACCCGCGGGTCAAGGGGGCGGTCCTGGTGATCGGCGTGCTGGGTGCGCTGTCGTTCGTCCAGAACATCCCGAAATTCCTCGACTCCGACATCGCCGTCGCCTACACCGACACCGACGGCAACGGCGAACGCGCCGACCAGCGGCCACCGGGCGCCGCCGCTCACTACGCGGCGGTCGACGAGCTGATCCGGGAGCAGGTCCCCCGCGACCGCGACGACACGGTGGTCCTCACCGCCGACACCAGCTTCCTCAGCTTCTACCCCTACCTCGGGTTTCAGGCGCTGACGTCGCATTACTCGAATCCCTTGGCGGACTTCGCCGGACGCGCCCGGACCATCGCGGAGTGGAGCGAGCTCGAGACACCCGACCAGCTGGTGTCCGCGCTCGACGCGGCGCCGTGGCGGGAACCGGACGCGTTCGTGTTCCGGCAGGGCCCCGATGGGTACACGCTGCGGCTCGCCGAGGACGTGTATCCCAACGACCCCAACGTGCGCCGCTACACCGTCACGTTCCCGAAGGAACTGTTCGACGACCCGCGCTTCACCGTGTCGGAGACCGGACCGTTCGTCGTCGTCACAAGAAACTGA